One window of the Acinonyx jubatus isolate Ajub_Pintada_27869175 chromosome A2, VMU_Ajub_asm_v1.0, whole genome shotgun sequence genome contains the following:
- the NCLN gene encoding BOS complex subunit NCLN isoform X2, translating into MLEEAGEVLENMLKASCLPLGFIVFLPAVLLLVAPPLPAADAAHEFTVYRMQQYDLQGQPYGTRNAVLNTEARTIDADVLSRRCVLMRLLDFSYEQYQKALRQSAGAVVIILPRAMAAVPQDVIRQFMETEPEMLAMETVVPVYFAVEDEALLSIYEQTQAASAAQGSASAAEVLLHTATANGFQMVTSGVQSKAVSDWLITSVEGRLTGLGGEDLPTIVIVAHYDAFGVAPWLSHGADSNGSGISVLLELARLFSRLYTYKRTHAAYNLLFFASGGGKFNYQGTKRWLEDNLDHTDSSLLQDNVAFVLCLDTVGRGDSLHLHVSKPPREGTLQHAFLRELETVAAHQFPEVRFSMVHKKINLAEDILAWEHERFAIRRLPAFTLSHLESHRDGQRSSIMDVRSRVDSKTLTRNTRLIAEALTRVIYNLTEKGTPPDMPVFTEQMIQQEQLDSVMDWLTNQPRAAQLVDKDGTFLSTLEHYLSRYLKEVKQHHIKADKRDPEFVFYDQLKQVMNAYRVKPAIFDLLLAVCIGAYLGMAYTAVQHFDLLYRTVQRLLVKAKTQ; encoded by the exons ATGCTGGAAGAAGCGGGCGAGGTGCTGGAGAACATGCTGAAGGCGTCGTGCCTGCCGCTCGGCTTCATCGTCTTCCTGCCCGCCGTGCTGCTGCTCGTGGCGCCGCCGCTGCCGGCCGCCGACGCGGCGCACGAGTTCACCGTGTACCGCATGCAGCAGTACGACCTGCAGGGGCAGCCCTACG GCACTCGGAATGCAGTGCTCAACACAGAGGCCCGCACCATCGACGCGGACGTGCTGAGTCGCCGCTGCGTGCTCATGCGGCTGCTGGACTTCTCCTACGAGCAGTACCAGAAGGCCCTGAGGCAGTCGGCCGGCGCCGTGGTCATCATCCTGCCGCGCGCCATGGCCGCCGTGCCCCAGGACGTCATCCGG CAATTCATGGAGACCGAGCCTGAGATGCTGGCCATGGAGACCGTGGTCCCTGTGTACTTTGCCGTGGAGGACGAGGCCCTGCTGTCTATCTACGAGCAGACGCAGGCCGCGTCCGCTGCCCAGGGCTCTGCCTCCGCTGCCGAAG TGCTGCTCCACACCGCCACTGCCAACGGCTTCCAGATGGTCACCAGCGGGGTCCAGAGCAAGGCCGTGAGTGACTGGCTCATCACCAGTGTGGAG gggCGGCTGACCGGGCTGGGTGGAGAAGACCTTCCCACCATCGTCATCGTGGCCCATTACGATGCCTTCGGAGTGGCCCCT TGGCTGTCACACGGTGCGGACTCGAACGGGAGCGGCATCTCTGTGCTGCTGGAGCTCGCCCGCCTCTTCTCCAGGCTCTACACCTACAAGCGCACCCACGCCGC GTACAACCTCCTGTTCTTTGCTTCTGGAGGGGGCAAGTTCAACTACCAGGGAACCAAGCGCTGGCTGGAAGACAACCTGGACCACACGG ACTCCAGCCTGCTCCAGGACAACGTGGCCTTCGTCCTGTGCCTGGACACCGTGGGCCGCGGGGACAGCCTGCACCTGCACGTGTCCAAGCCGCCCAGGGAGGGGACGCTGCAGCACGCCTTCCTGCGGGAGCTGGAGACG GTGGCCGCCCACCAGTTCCCGGAGGTGCGGTTCTCGATGGTGCACAAGAAAATCAACCTGGCGGAGGACATCCTGGCCTGGGAGCACGAGCGCTTTGCCATCCGCCGGCtgcctgccttcaccctgtcccATCTGGAGAGCCACCGCGACGGCCAGCGCAGCAGCATCATGGATGTGAG GTCCCGGGTCGACTCTAAAACCCTGACCCGCAACACCAGGCTCATCGCGGAGGCCCTGACCCGAGTCATCTACAACCTGACCGAGAAG GGCACCCCCCCAGACATGCCGGTCTTCACGGAGCAGATG ATCCAGCAGGAACAGCTGGACTCCGTGATGGACTGGCTCACCAACCAGCCCCGCGCGGCCCAGCTGGTGGACAAGGACGGCACGTTTCTCAGCACCCTGGAGCACTACCTGAGCCGTTACCTGAAGGAGGTGAAGCAGCACCACATCAAGGCGGACAAACG GGACCCCGAGTTTGTCTTCTATGACCAGCTGAAGCAGGTGATGAATGCCTACAG GGTCAAGCCAGCCATCTTCGACCTGCTGTTGGCCGTCTGCATCGGCGCCTACCTCGGGATGGCCTACACGGCGGTCCAG CACTTCGACCTCCTGTACAGAACCGTTCAGAGACTGCTCGTGAAGGCCAAGACGCAGTGA
- the NCLN gene encoding BOS complex subunit NCLN isoform X1: protein MLEEAGEVLENMLKASCLPLGFIVFLPAVLLLVAPPLPAADAAHEFTVYRMQQYDLQGQPYGTRNAVLNTEARTIDADVLSRRCVLMRLLDFSYEQYQKALRQSAGAVVIILPRAMAAVPQDVIRQFMETEPEMLAMETVVPVYFAVEDEALLSIYEQTQAASAAQGSASAAEVLLHTATANGFQMVTSGVQSKAVSDWLITSVEGRLTGLGGEDLPTIVIVAHYDAFGVAPWLSHGADSNGSGISVLLELARLFSRLYTYKRTHAAYNLLFFASGGGKFNYQGTKRWLEDNLDHTDSSLLQDNVAFVLCLDTVGRGDSLHLHVSKPPREGTLQHAFLRELETVAAHQFPEVRFSMVHKKINLAEDILAWEHERFAIRRLPAFTLSHLESHRDGQRSSIMDVRSRVDSKTLTRNTRLIAEALTRVIYNLTEKGTPPDMPVFTEQMQIQQEQLDSVMDWLTNQPRAAQLVDKDGTFLSTLEHYLSRYLKEVKQHHIKADKRDPEFVFYDQLKQVMNAYRVKPAIFDLLLAVCIGAYLGMAYTAVQHFDLLYRTVQRLLVKAKTQ, encoded by the exons ATGCTGGAAGAAGCGGGCGAGGTGCTGGAGAACATGCTGAAGGCGTCGTGCCTGCCGCTCGGCTTCATCGTCTTCCTGCCCGCCGTGCTGCTGCTCGTGGCGCCGCCGCTGCCGGCCGCCGACGCGGCGCACGAGTTCACCGTGTACCGCATGCAGCAGTACGACCTGCAGGGGCAGCCCTACG GCACTCGGAATGCAGTGCTCAACACAGAGGCCCGCACCATCGACGCGGACGTGCTGAGTCGCCGCTGCGTGCTCATGCGGCTGCTGGACTTCTCCTACGAGCAGTACCAGAAGGCCCTGAGGCAGTCGGCCGGCGCCGTGGTCATCATCCTGCCGCGCGCCATGGCCGCCGTGCCCCAGGACGTCATCCGG CAATTCATGGAGACCGAGCCTGAGATGCTGGCCATGGAGACCGTGGTCCCTGTGTACTTTGCCGTGGAGGACGAGGCCCTGCTGTCTATCTACGAGCAGACGCAGGCCGCGTCCGCTGCCCAGGGCTCTGCCTCCGCTGCCGAAG TGCTGCTCCACACCGCCACTGCCAACGGCTTCCAGATGGTCACCAGCGGGGTCCAGAGCAAGGCCGTGAGTGACTGGCTCATCACCAGTGTGGAG gggCGGCTGACCGGGCTGGGTGGAGAAGACCTTCCCACCATCGTCATCGTGGCCCATTACGATGCCTTCGGAGTGGCCCCT TGGCTGTCACACGGTGCGGACTCGAACGGGAGCGGCATCTCTGTGCTGCTGGAGCTCGCCCGCCTCTTCTCCAGGCTCTACACCTACAAGCGCACCCACGCCGC GTACAACCTCCTGTTCTTTGCTTCTGGAGGGGGCAAGTTCAACTACCAGGGAACCAAGCGCTGGCTGGAAGACAACCTGGACCACACGG ACTCCAGCCTGCTCCAGGACAACGTGGCCTTCGTCCTGTGCCTGGACACCGTGGGCCGCGGGGACAGCCTGCACCTGCACGTGTCCAAGCCGCCCAGGGAGGGGACGCTGCAGCACGCCTTCCTGCGGGAGCTGGAGACG GTGGCCGCCCACCAGTTCCCGGAGGTGCGGTTCTCGATGGTGCACAAGAAAATCAACCTGGCGGAGGACATCCTGGCCTGGGAGCACGAGCGCTTTGCCATCCGCCGGCtgcctgccttcaccctgtcccATCTGGAGAGCCACCGCGACGGCCAGCGCAGCAGCATCATGGATGTGAG GTCCCGGGTCGACTCTAAAACCCTGACCCGCAACACCAGGCTCATCGCGGAGGCCCTGACCCGAGTCATCTACAACCTGACCGAGAAG GGCACCCCCCCAGACATGCCGGTCTTCACGGAGCAGATG CAGATCCAGCAGGAACAGCTGGACTCCGTGATGGACTGGCTCACCAACCAGCCCCGCGCGGCCCAGCTGGTGGACAAGGACGGCACGTTTCTCAGCACCCTGGAGCACTACCTGAGCCGTTACCTGAAGGAGGTGAAGCAGCACCACATCAAGGCGGACAAACG GGACCCCGAGTTTGTCTTCTATGACCAGCTGAAGCAGGTGATGAATGCCTACAG GGTCAAGCCAGCCATCTTCGACCTGCTGTTGGCCGTCTGCATCGGCGCCTACCTCGGGATGGCCTACACGGCGGTCCAG CACTTCGACCTCCTGTACAGAACCGTTCAGAGACTGCTCGTGAAGGCCAAGACGCAGTGA